A single region of the Drosophila takahashii strain IR98-3 E-12201 chromosome 2R, DtakHiC1v2, whole genome shotgun sequence genome encodes:
- the LOC138912168 gene encoding uncharacterized protein, which translates to MDQSTEPSGEESHAFKCSLCQIANEDVTLVCNGSKEYNTTPQGGDPDEQGADGAPTSKREALHLREELTLLEEEDHILKLRQQLLQRRRELLSRSAAERADLSWTANVPEACSTQACQKPQVSNNTLLDVPGFNSKKSSYPWMLSTGGERDTVVMSGRPAARISAEQLAARKTNVADLVKFSGKPEDWPMFLATYEQSTELCGFSDAENLMRLRHALEGPAKLAVRSLMLHADCVPQILSTLEMRFGRPEIIIDLLLKQIKQFPSVRENKLENIVDFAMEVQNVCATMKASKLEQYLNNPALTQELVSKLPCILQTFWGMPKMTLRVCTLADFSAWLSQMAQGANSVMVPSSQGRSERRGVVNTHVVRKACKVCLKNCGSVQECRKFLEMTTSDRWKMTRRLGLCWRCFSNHTVQSCGMAGTCGLEGCQQKHHPLLHRESREGVQANCNAHRQDAAAAVLFRVVPVTLYSNGNQVNTHAFLDDGSSLTLIDEPLLAALGVKGQRQPLCMQWTAGMHRYEDESVRVDLQISGAGMTKVYNLRDVHSVKALDLPAQTLDVDHLKNKYKHLRHLPLGGYAGAQPRLLIGLNNCGLGRALRTREGSLEEPIAEKTRLGWTVKGGGTTSSTDAEIRRYHVFQICACEEDNNKEILRLLRQHLWSEQEVGYGAECKSQSDDDLLAVRQLEANTMRVEGRFETSLLWRHKDSDLPDSLPTALKRAHCLNQKLLRQPDLASEVRRQLDEYVRKGYARPISPTEAVESPYWYLPIFPVVNVNKPGKLRIVWDAAARSEGISLNSLLLKGPAQLAPLVPILRRYRERRVAIGGDIAEMFHQVRIRAEDQRYQRFIFIDPETQKRENYVMQVMTFGASCSPSCAQFVKNRNASEFEKQYPRAVKCILENHYVDDMLDSVDTEEEAINLARTVHHIHSQAGFHIRNWVSNSRTVLEALGQEKGAMVQLDENADKGTEKVLGMWWDTKEDMIRYRVSPRYKQGEVLQGKRRPTKREFLSMMMSIYDPLGLISFFVMYAKTMFQEIWRSGCQWDDPILEAEWIKWKRWIHHIPNIEELCIPRCYMPKQLRGHQVEMHTFVDASESGFAAVCYLRIKFGPAIHCCLLGSKAKVAPLRLVSIPRLELMGATLGARLAYEVEKSLTMQICKRIFWTDSRTVLSWLRSDQRKYKQFVAFRVSEILDTTKQEDWRWVPTSQNVADEATKWTRTPDFSSGSRWLNGPKFLWQESEGWPTESAQKTDETDAELKVQFIGVCAWNESISHAQLIDPLRFSSWTRLLRSMAKVIWSLRRWKSKGLTAKQVEDSTTQEDLLMAESILWSDAQAEHYQDELALLRMGRPLTRKSSLYKLGPYLDGNGVLRLQERTKMGSGKDRVVLPSSSPITQLIIAELHAKLLHANHETLINELRQSFWIPKLRPTVARLRRSCQILRNFIARRGRPVELWSDNGTNFQGASTELRRALDVLDKVQLEREFTGPEMKWKFIPPASPHMGGAWERLVRSVKVALYSILSSARPSDELLRGALMEVEMIVNSRPLTYIPVKDENEEALTPNHFLLGSSSGSKPATEPTVEGMLLKRSWMASQQLADMFWKRWLLEYLPVITRRGKWCHDSKPLEAGDIVYVCDPGNPRSSWPKGRILSVKLSADGQVRSATVKTISGVYVRPATKLAVLSIESNGVESSRNIPAGSVAIDYKN; encoded by the exons ATGGATCAATCTACCGAACCCAGCGGCGAGGAAAGCCATGCTTTTAAATGTTCCCTATGTCAAATAGCGAACGAGGATGTCACACTTGTCTGCAATGGCAGCAAGGAATACAACACAACCCCACAAGGTGGAGACCCGGACGAGCAAGGAGCGGATGGAGCCCCTACATCGAAGAGGGAAGCACTGCACCTGCGCGAGGAGTTGACGTTGTTAGAAGAAGAGGACCACATTCTAAAACTGAGGCAGCAACTACTGCAGAGGCGAAGGGAGCTTCTGTCGAGGTCCGCAGCGGAGCGGGCTGACCTCAGTTGGACGGCAAATGTGCCGGAGGCATGCAGTACCCAAGCGTGCCAGAAACCCCAAGTGTCGAACAACACATTACTGGATGTACCAGGGTTCAACAGTAAGAAGTCATCTTACCCATGGATGTTGAGTACCGGCGGGGAGCGTGACACTGTAGTCATGTCGGGCCGACCAGCAGCCAGAATATCAGCAGAGCAGCTGGCTGCGCGGAAAACTAATGTTGCTGACTTGGTAAAGTTTTCCGGAAAGCCTGAGGACTGGCCCATGTTCCTGGCCACGTACGAACAGTCGACCGAGCTATGTGGGTTTTCCGACGCCGAGAACCTGATGCGGCTGCGCCACGCACTGGAGGGTCCAGCAAAGTTAGCGGTTCGGAGCTTAATGCTACACGCAGACTGCGTTCCGCAGATATTGTCCACATTGGAGATGCGTTTCGGAAGGCCGGAAATAATAATCGATTTGTtgcttaaacaaataaaacaatttcccTCGGTGAGGGAAAACAAGTTGGAGAACATAGTCGACTTTGCTATGGAGGTGCAAAACGTGTGCGCCACCATGAAGGCGTCCAAGTTGGAGCAGTACCTCAACAACCCTGCTCTAACGCAAGAATTGGTATCCAAACTGCCATGCATACTCCAGACCTTTTGGGGCATGCCCAAGATGACTCTACGTGTGTGTACCCTGGCAGACTTTAGCGCATGGCTCTCGCAGATGGCGCAAGGAGCGAACAGCGTTATGGTTCCCAGTTCGCAAGGAAGGTCTGAGAGGCGAGGAGTGGTGAATACGCACGTGGTGCGTAAGGCATGCAAGGTGTGTCTAAAGAACTGTGGATCAGTTCAGGAGTGCAGAAAGTTCCTGGAGATGACAACTTCAGATCGTTGGAAGATGACCAGGCGATTAGGACTATGCTGGCGGTGCTTCTCAAATCACACAGTCCAGTCTTGCGGTATGGCTGGCACTTGCGGCTTAGAAGGGTGTCAGCAGAAGCACCACCCATTGCTACATCGGGAGAGCCGTGAAGGTGTTCAGGCTAACTGTAATGCTCATCGTCAAGACGCAGCAGCTGCTGTGCTGTTTCGCGTCGTACCAGTGACGCTTTACTCCAATGGGAATCAAGTTAACACACACGCCTTTTTAGACGACGGATCTTCTCTCACCCTGATTGATGAACCCCTGTTGGCGGCCCTAGGAGTGAAGGGACAACGACAGCCTCTCTGTATGCAGTGGACCGCAGGGATGCATCGCTACGAAGACGAATCCGTTAGAGTGGATCTTCAAATCTCGGGTGCCGGCATGACCAAGGTATACAATTTGAGAGATGTTCACTCTGTCAAAGCACTTGATCTCCCGGCGCAAACGTTGGATGTCGACCATCTGAAGAACAAGTACAAGCACCTAAGACACTTACCACTAGGAGGCTACGCTGGAGCCCAACCGAGACTGCTGATCGGTCTTAACAACTGCGGTCTTGGACGCGCCCTCCGCACAAGGGAAGGCAGTCTGGAGGAACCCATCGCCGAGAAGACCCGACTAGGATGGACGGTTAAAGGCGGTGGAACAACGTCCTCTACGGATGCGGAAATCAGAAGATATCATGTATTCCAGATATGTGCTTGTGAGGAGGACAACAATAAAGAGATTCTGCGACTTCTCCGACAACACCTGTGGTCGGAACAGGAAGTGGGTTACGGAGCGGAGTGTAAATCCCAATCTGATGACGATCTTCTGGCCGTCCGGCAATTGGAGGCAAATACGATGCGCGTCGAAGGACGGTTTGAGACCAGCCTGCTGTGGAGGCATAAGGATAGTGATCTACCCGATAGTCTGCCCACCGCCCTCAAGCGAGCACATTGTCTTAATCAGAAGCTGTTGCGTCAACCAGACCTGGCTAGCGAGGTGCGACGACAACTAGACGAGTACGTACGGAAAGGATATGCAAGACCAATCTCACCAACAGAAGCAGTTGAAAGCCCTTACTGGTATCTGCCAATATTCCCCGTAGTCAACGTTAATAAGCCGGGAAAGCTTCGCATTGTGTGGGACGCAGCCGCAAGAAGCGAGGGTATTTCACTTAACTCTCTACTGCTGAAAGGGCCAGCTCAACTGGCGCCTCTGGTGCCCATACTACGCAGGTACCGAGAAAGGCGAGTGGCCATCGGCGGAGACATTGCGGAAATGTTTCACCAGGTGAGAATACGCGCAGAAGATCAAAGGTATCAACGCTTCATATTCATAGACCCGGAAACGCAAAAGCGGGAGAACTACGTTATGCAAGTAATGACCTTCGGGGCAAGTTGCTCCCCAAGCTGCGCGCAATTTGTGAAGAACCGAAATGCCAGTGAATTCGAGAAGCAGTATCCGAGAGCCGTGAAGTGCATTCTTGAGAATCACTATGTAGACGACATGCTGGATAGTGTTGACACAGAAGAAGAGGCAATTAACTTGGCCAGAACCGTGCACCATATACATTCTCAAGCGGGATTCCACATACGAAACTGGGTTTCCAACTCCCGAACAGTCCTGGAGGCACTAGGACAAGAGAAGGGTGCGATGGTACAACTGGATGAGAACGCTGACAAGGGTACAGAGAAGGTTCTTGGCATGTGGTGGGATACAAAGGAAGATATGATCAGGTATCGCGTATCGCCAAGATACAAGCAAGGGGAAGTGCTGCAAGGGAAACGCCGCCCCACCAAGCGGGAGTTTCTAAGCATGATGATGTCCATATACGACCCGCTTGGACTCATTTCATTCTTCGTGATGTACGCCAAAACcatgtttcaagaaatttggcGGTCTGGATGTCAGTGGGACGACCCTATACTGGAAGCAGAATGGATCAAATGGAAGCGATGGATTCATCACATTCCCAATATCGAGGAATTGTGCATCCCCAGGTGCTATATGCCTAAACAGCTGCGGGGGCACCAGGTGGAGATGCACACCTTTGTAGATGCCAGCGAAAGTGGATTCGCAGCCGTGTGTTATCTACGAATCAAATTTGGACCCGCTATCCACTGCTGCTTGCTGGGCAGCAAAGCAAAGGTAGCTCCGCTGAGGCTGGTATCTATCCCACGTCTGGAACTCATGGGCGCTACTCTTGGCGCCAGGCTGGCATATGAAGTGGAAAAGTCACTTACCATGCAGATTTGCAAACGGATATTCTGGACCGATTCGAGAACAGTGCTGAGCTGGCTGCGCTCGGATCAGAGGAAGTACAAGCAATTTGTGGCGTTTCGGGTAAGCGAAATATTAGATACCACAAAGCAGGAGGACTGGCGCTGGGTTCCAACTTCCCAAAATGTAGCAGACGAAGCTACGAAGTGGACCCGGACACCCGACTTCAGCAGCGGAAGCCGATGGCTAAATGGGCCAAAATTCCTATGGCAGGAATCAGAAGGCTGGCCAACTGAATCAGCCCAAAAAACCGACGAAACTGATGCTGAACTAAAGGTGCAGTTTATTGGAGTATGCGCATGGAACGAAAGCATAAGTCATGCACAGCTTATCGACCCGTTGAGATTCTCTTCTTGGACCAGACTACTGCGGAGTATGGCGAAAGTGATCTGGAGCCTTCGACGCTGGAAATCAAAAGGGCTGACAGCCAAACAAGTTGAAGACTCGACTACCCAAGAGGATCTTTTAATGGCAGAAAGTATCCTATGGTCAGATGCGCAGGCCGAGCACTACCAGGACGAGCTGGCATTGCTGCGCATGGGTCGACCTCTGACGAGGAAAAGTTCCTTGTACAAATTGGGGCCGTACCTCGACGGTAACGGTGTGTTACGACTTCAAGAGCGCACGAAGATGGGAAGCGGTAAGGATAGAGTGGTCCTACCTAGCAGTAGTCCCATCACCCAGCTTATCATTGCGGAGCTACACGCAAAGCTTCTGCATGCCAACCACGAGACCCTGATCAACGAGCTCCGACAGAGTTTCTGGATCCCCAAGCTGAGGCCAACCGTTGCACGCTTACGTCGATCCTGTCAAATAT TGCGCAACTTCATAGCTCGGCGTGGCAGGCCCGTGGAACTGTGGAGCGACAACGGCACCAACTTCCAAGGGGCTAGTACCGAACTCCGGAGGGCACTGGACGTGCTGGACAAGGTTCAGCTGGAACGTGAGTTTACCGGCCCTGAGATGAAGTGGAAGTTCATCCCTCCTGCATCGCCCCACATGGGTGGGGCTTGGGAGCGCTTGGTGCGATCAGTGAAGGTGGCTCTGTACTCCATTCTATCAAGCGCACGACCCTCGGACGAGTTGCTTCGCGGGGCGCTAATGGAAGTAGAAATGATAGTGAACTCTCGGCCGCTCACCTACATCCCGGTAAAAGACGAGAATGAGGAGGCCCTCACACCTAATCATTTCCTGCTCGGGAGTTCAAGTGGAAGTAAGCCGGCTACGGAACCTACTGTCGAAGGAATGCTGCTCAAAAGGAGCTGGATGGCATCGCAGCAGCTTGCGGATATGTTCTGGAAGCGGTGGCTATTGGAATACCTGCCGGTGATCACGAGACGTGGGAAATGGTGTCACGATAGCAAACCACTAGAGGCAGGAGACATTGTTTACGTCTGCGACCCTGGCAACCCCAGATCCAGCTGGCCCAAAGGCCGTATCTTGAGCGTGAAGCTCAGCGCAGATGGACAAGTGAGGAGCGCTACAGTGAAGACGATCTCTGGAGTATACGTGAGACCAGCCACGAAGCTTGCAGTTCTATCTATCGAGTCTAATGGGGTAGAATCCAGTCGGAATATACCGGCGGGGAGTGTTGCGATAGATTATAAGAACTAG